The Amycolatopsis mongoliensis genome includes a window with the following:
- a CDS encoding C40 family peptidase: MWLGLVVFVAIGALIVTAVAAKVVIDNQQAQARGVSLMSCDASVGPTQPGGGDRGTVDASKLDDEQKGIVALIITIGKQRSLAPRAWQVAIQAGMTESGLHNLTYGDRDSLGIFQMRPSMGWGSYAQVTDPTYEVNKFYDVLLAVPDWENKRPGDAAQAVERSGFPDRYHKWEPMAATLVENVGQVVDVVACGTGLGQLLPPSQAAGKAISFALGEQGKPYVWGATGPNAYDCSGLMLRAYEAAGIILPRVSRDQYHAGALLPVREAQPGDLLFLATDPSNPNTIHHVMMYLGDGKVVEAQQTGVPVHTRPFSFDEAEVVPQAVRPGV; the protein is encoded by the coding sequence TTGTGGCTGGGGCTGGTCGTGTTCGTCGCGATCGGTGCCCTGATCGTCACCGCCGTCGCCGCCAAGGTCGTCATCGACAACCAGCAGGCGCAGGCCCGGGGCGTGTCGCTGATGAGCTGCGACGCCTCGGTCGGGCCGACCCAGCCCGGCGGGGGCGATCGCGGCACGGTCGACGCGTCGAAGCTGGACGACGAGCAGAAGGGGATCGTCGCGCTGATCATCACGATCGGCAAGCAGCGGTCCCTGGCGCCGCGCGCGTGGCAGGTCGCGATCCAGGCCGGGATGACCGAGTCCGGGCTGCACAACCTCACCTACGGCGACCGCGACTCCCTGGGCATCTTCCAGATGCGCCCGTCGATGGGCTGGGGCTCGTACGCGCAGGTCACCGACCCGACGTACGAGGTCAACAAGTTCTACGACGTCCTGCTCGCGGTGCCGGACTGGGAGAACAAGCGCCCGGGCGACGCCGCGCAGGCCGTCGAGCGCTCGGGTTTCCCGGACCGCTACCACAAGTGGGAGCCGATGGCGGCGACGCTGGTGGAGAACGTCGGCCAGGTCGTCGACGTCGTCGCCTGCGGCACCGGGCTGGGGCAGCTGCTGCCGCCGAGCCAGGCCGCCGGCAAGGCGATCAGTTTCGCGCTGGGCGAGCAGGGCAAGCCGTACGTGTGGGGCGCCACGGGCCCGAACGCGTACGACTGTTCGGGTCTGATGCTGCGCGCGTACGAGGCGGCCGGGATCATCCTGCCGCGCGTCTCCCGCGACCAGTACCACGCGGGCGCGCTGCTGCCGGTGCGCGAGGCGCAGCCCGGTGACCTGCTGTTCCTCGCCACGGATCCGTCGAACCCGAACACGATCCACCACGTGATGATGTACCTGGGCGACGGCAAGGTCGTCGAGGCGCAGCAGACGGGCGTCCCGGTGCACACGCGGCCGTTCTCGTTCGACGAGGCCGAAGTGGTTCCGCAGGCCGTCCGTCCCGGCGTTTAG
- a CDS encoding magnesium transporter, producing MNTLLTLAVLLTLAAAWHALKRRVKEGPKARRVPSRKATMFAVVLVLGLQAIATAPAASAAACGEAPNPERPGAGMVGAIDPPEGHGEPNSAYIDYGYAGMVWNTFETNCSGLNLTPAGSTLDSWGGNQLFNLGKNIVGATNSLHYTVLEGGLLNPIYNAVKSGAEKVYNNIYAQLFGLVALILSIMMFRNIWRGDLAAVSKRALYALAGIWLAASSLAMLRYFDPIDKAIVQTTTNIQAGFVDESGDRIVRDILPTQLHTQIVYNNWLRGEFGTPTAPQAEQYGKPLLDAQAFTRNQLVNGDDGNQSVIDGKKNAYKDISTKLGPATGYFTGEAGGRTGAGFLSLGQALVYSLFQLLAKASVLLAQVLIRLFALTAPLIGLVALLHPEILRRVLKVAGGVAFNLVVLSVLAGVHALLLQAIFDAGNSLNMLTQMVLAGLITVLLFMVGRPVRRLWQMVEMSVSMVGAAVPSPGGGIFSRFKRNRTGPTPQDEFWQNVRDTDDVVDGEQRGPLGATAGGGRFRPEATIFANAQRLDHTSGASRPAAAWSGAWPGAINGGPAGALPAGGRPGSPVYGQYNPANGDPGDYVVVGAGGRPTLRGEESRRVDTSPVADRRWNDEPEPVVVPSDLRTPESGFSDYTPQDVPRTPGVRAQPRRVDPEVVAGKPVFVLYRPSRGIEVREEPRDTDQVMGR from the coding sequence ATGAACACCCTGCTGACGTTGGCGGTGCTGCTGACGCTGGCCGCCGCATGGCACGCGCTGAAGCGCCGGGTCAAGGAAGGCCCGAAGGCGCGCCGCGTCCCGAGCCGCAAGGCGACGATGTTCGCCGTCGTGCTGGTGCTCGGCCTGCAGGCCATCGCCACGGCGCCCGCGGCGAGCGCGGCGGCCTGCGGTGAGGCGCCGAACCCGGAGCGTCCGGGAGCGGGCATGGTCGGCGCGATCGACCCGCCGGAGGGCCACGGCGAACCGAACAGCGCCTACATCGACTACGGCTACGCGGGCATGGTCTGGAACACCTTCGAGACCAACTGCTCGGGGCTGAACCTCACCCCGGCGGGGTCCACTTTGGACAGCTGGGGCGGCAACCAGCTGTTCAACCTGGGCAAGAACATCGTCGGCGCCACCAACTCGCTGCACTACACGGTGCTCGAGGGCGGCCTGCTGAACCCGATCTACAACGCGGTGAAGTCGGGCGCGGAGAAGGTCTACAACAACATCTACGCCCAGTTGTTCGGCCTGGTCGCGCTGATCCTGTCGATCATGATGTTCCGCAACATCTGGCGGGGTGACCTGGCCGCGGTCAGCAAGCGGGCGCTCTACGCGCTGGCCGGGATCTGGCTCGCCGCGTCGTCACTGGCGATGCTGCGGTACTTCGACCCGATCGACAAAGCGATCGTCCAGACCACCACGAACATCCAGGCGGGCTTCGTCGACGAGAGCGGCGACCGGATCGTCCGCGACATCCTGCCCACCCAGCTCCACACGCAGATCGTCTACAACAACTGGCTGCGCGGGGAGTTCGGCACGCCCACGGCACCGCAGGCCGAGCAGTACGGCAAGCCGCTGCTCGACGCCCAGGCGTTCACCCGCAACCAGCTGGTGAACGGCGACGACGGCAACCAGTCCGTCATCGACGGCAAGAAGAACGCCTACAAGGACATCTCCACCAAGCTCGGCCCCGCCACCGGCTACTTCACCGGCGAGGCCGGCGGCCGCACCGGGGCGGGCTTCCTCTCCCTCGGCCAGGCGCTCGTCTACTCGCTCTTCCAGCTCCTGGCCAAGGCCAGCGTCCTCCTCGCCCAGGTCCTGATCCGCCTCTTCGCGCTCACCGCGCCGCTGATCGGGCTCGTCGCCCTGCTGCACCCGGAGATCCTGCGCCGCGTGCTCAAGGTCGCCGGCGGGGTCGCGTTCAACCTCGTCGTGCTCTCGGTGCTCGCCGGGGTGCACGCACTGCTGCTGCAGGCCATCTTCGACGCCGGCAACTCGCTGAACATGCTCACGCAGATGGTGCTCGCCGGGCTGATCACCGTGCTGCTGTTCATGGTCGGCCGTCCGGTCCGGCGCCTGTGGCAGATGGTCGAGATGTCGGTCAGCATGGTCGGCGCCGCCGTGCCGTCGCCCGGGGGCGGGATCTTCTCCCGCTTCAAGCGCAACCGCACCGGCCCGACGCCGCAGGACGAGTTCTGGCAGAACGTGCGCGACACCGACGACGTCGTCGACGGCGAGCAGCGCGGTCCGCTCGGCGCGACCGCCGGTGGCGGCCGGTTCCGGCCGGAGGCCACGATCTTCGCCAACGCCCAGCGCCTCGACCACACCTCGGGCGCGTCCCGGCCCGCCGCGGCGTGGTCCGGCGCGTGGCCGGGAGCCATCAACGGCGGCCCGGCCGGTGCCCTGCCCGCGGGCGGACGTCCCGGCTCACCGGTGTACGGCCAGTACAACCCGGCCAACGGCGACCCCGGCGACTACGTCGTCGTCGGGGCGGGTGGCCGTCCGACGCTCCGGGGCGAGGAGAGCCGGCGCGTCGACACGTCGCCGGTGGCCGACCGCCGCTGGAACGACGAGCCCGAGCCCGTCGTGGTGCCGTCCGACCTGCGCACGCCCGAGTCCGGCTTCAGCGACTACACGCCGCAGGACGTGCCGCGGACCCCCGGCGTGCGGGCGCAACCGCGGCGCGTCGACCCCGAGGTCGTCGCCGGCAAGCCGGTCTTCGTGCTGTACCGGCCGTCTCGGGGCATCGAGGTTCGCGAAGAACCCCGTGACACCGACCAAGTGATGGGGCGGTGA
- a CDS encoding ATP-binding protein encodes MFGRGGSRGKRGRDAHSGAWQPPEQVRAARNGSGGGNGRRLTGEQAIPAYTPSIAVRSIDGHLVRTGYEVYAWYRLAPQRWSFRSDSQRRDLIAAIAGQYAELQGRWLHLRVTNRPYPIRMWAEAHVYNAHGRPGDVPGALSFDDYLIGEQQQLMGRSMAEKEVYLGVQVQTRRMVDRAVERAAPVLRKILPEAVDAELTALDSEVEHLDQVIGSAGLEGRPVHAEEMSWLMHRSCSLGLPAPRNMPAVPGAAWEPEDLASFTDAADYYADPYAPTVTVRGRTGSNAGVSRHLAILTVGQMHGLQIPEVDDPWIQHADRLPAAVEVSARIYVRRPEEVAGELQRQMNKVRSQVKHYTDEHELEPPQSLNRQAGRVLEIDDEMTSGFTALATRVRSWWRLAVSGPTERDALRLAQQLLDLYKPKIAIEHPEAQYAMAREFIPGEPLASAAYMRRGSVVWASSAVPTATAEVGDRRGILLGETCTATRRPVAWDPWMAQEIRDGSGLTAMVAGLGGGKSFLGGGIVYKTLRAGANWTILDPSGPLSRLCDLPELRPYARPINLLNAQPGILNPYRVVAEPLIEHFMDEDDPERSWRREKALAGATRRRLVLDVLTGVLPYEVSRMAQTRIVLLRAVRAVGGRFDADPGQVIDALRRDSSEHHEHAGVVADFLDEMRERMALLIPETDADPYSETRDDRLTVLTMAGLTLPKDGVPREYWTDAESLGVEMLNLAAWLTQRSVYEKPKEMRKGVWIDEAFFLSEVPTGRVLMNRFARDSRKWNVRVLLSSQIPADFLKIQGFVTLLDSVFVGRLDDDDAQADALRLLKVPVGVGYEQVVAALGRRPGSQRSGLERDVEPRQFIFGDGAGGVERIRVDFSGPHLDHLRAVMDTTPGSKDAAPSRRPGNELALPVTDEKKPFVASPPEDDIELEQDFELAAELEVGLADENLLGAPDPLASETGEVEGGVQPSTGATGQNGHGGQQHARTGGKGGTGRDAA; translated from the coding sequence TTGTTCGGTCGCGGCGGTAGCCGAGGAAAACGGGGTCGGGACGCACACTCGGGCGCGTGGCAACCGCCCGAGCAGGTCCGCGCGGCGCGGAACGGCTCGGGCGGTGGCAACGGCCGGCGCCTGACCGGCGAACAGGCGATCCCCGCCTACACCCCGTCGATCGCGGTGCGCAGCATCGACGGGCACCTGGTCCGCACGGGCTACGAGGTCTACGCCTGGTACCGGCTGGCGCCGCAGCGCTGGTCGTTCCGCTCGGACTCGCAGCGGCGCGACCTCATCGCGGCCATCGCGGGCCAGTACGCCGAGCTGCAGGGCCGCTGGCTGCACCTGCGCGTGACGAACCGGCCGTACCCGATCCGGATGTGGGCCGAGGCGCACGTCTACAACGCCCACGGCCGCCCCGGTGACGTCCCGGGCGCCCTGTCGTTCGACGACTACCTGATCGGCGAGCAGCAGCAGCTCATGGGCCGTTCGATGGCCGAAAAAGAGGTCTACCTGGGCGTCCAGGTGCAGACCCGGCGGATGGTCGACCGCGCGGTCGAGCGGGCCGCGCCGGTGCTGCGCAAGATCCTGCCCGAGGCCGTCGACGCCGAGCTGACCGCGCTGGACTCCGAGGTCGAGCACCTCGACCAGGTCATCGGCAGCGCCGGGCTGGAAGGCCGTCCGGTGCACGCCGAGGAGATGTCCTGGCTGATGCACCGCTCGTGCTCGCTCGGCCTGCCCGCGCCGCGGAACATGCCCGCGGTGCCCGGTGCGGCCTGGGAGCCCGAAGACCTGGCCAGCTTCACCGACGCCGCCGACTACTACGCCGACCCGTACGCGCCGACGGTCACCGTCCGCGGCCGCACCGGCTCCAACGCCGGCGTCTCGCGGCACCTGGCCATCCTCACCGTCGGGCAGATGCACGGCCTGCAGATCCCCGAGGTCGACGACCCGTGGATCCAGCACGCCGACCGGCTGCCGGCCGCGGTCGAGGTGTCCGCGCGCATCTACGTCCGGCGGCCCGAGGAGGTGGCCGGGGAGCTGCAGCGCCAGATGAACAAGGTGCGCTCCCAGGTCAAGCACTACACCGACGAGCACGAGCTGGAGCCGCCGCAGTCGCTCAACCGGCAGGCCGGGCGCGTGCTGGAGATCGACGACGAGATGACGTCGGGCTTCACCGCCCTCGCCACCCGCGTGCGGTCCTGGTGGCGGCTGGCGGTGTCCGGCCCGACCGAGCGCGACGCGCTGCGCCTGGCCCAGCAGCTGCTGGACCTCTACAAGCCGAAGATCGCCATCGAGCACCCCGAGGCCCAGTACGCGATGGCCCGGGAGTTCATCCCGGGCGAGCCGCTGGCCTCGGCGGCGTACATGCGCCGCGGCTCGGTGGTCTGGGCGTCCTCGGCGGTCCCGACGGCGACCGCGGAGGTCGGCGACCGCCGCGGCATCCTGCTCGGCGAGACGTGCACGGCCACGCGGCGCCCGGTGGCCTGGGACCCGTGGATGGCCCAGGAGATCCGTGACGGCTCCGGCCTGACGGCCATGGTGGCGGGCCTCGGTGGTGGTAAGTCGTTCCTCGGCGGCGGCATCGTCTACAAGACACTGCGGGCCGGGGCGAACTGGACGATCCTCGACCCGTCCGGCCCGCTGTCGCGGCTGTGCGACCTGCCGGAGCTGCGGCCGTACGCGCGGCCGATCAACCTGCTCAACGCCCAGCCGGGGATCCTCAACCCGTACCGGGTGGTCGCCGAGCCGCTGATCGAGCACTTCATGGACGAGGACGACCCCGAGCGGTCCTGGCGCCGCGAGAAGGCCCTGGCCGGCGCGACCCGGCGTCGTCTGGTGCTGGACGTCCTCACCGGTGTCCTGCCGTACGAGGTCTCGCGCATGGCGCAGACCCGGATCGTGCTGCTGCGCGCGGTCCGCGCCGTCGGCGGCCGGTTCGACGCGGATCCCGGCCAGGTGATCGACGCGCTCCGGCGCGATTCGAGCGAGCACCACGAGCACGCGGGCGTCGTCGCGGACTTCCTCGACGAGATGCGCGAGCGGATGGCACTGCTCATCCCGGAGACCGACGCGGACCCGTACTCCGAGACGCGTGACGACCGCCTCACGGTCCTGACGATGGCGGGCCTGACTCTGCCCAAGGACGGCGTCCCCCGCGAGTACTGGACGGACGCGGAGTCCCTCGGCGTCGAGATGCTGAACCTCGCGGCGTGGCTGACCCAGCGGTCGGTGTACGAGAAGCCGAAGGAGATGCGCAAGGGCGTCTGGATCGACGAGGCGTTCTTCCTGTCCGAGGTCCCGACCGGGCGCGTGCTGATGAACCGCTTCGCGCGTGACTCGCGCAAGTGGAACGTCCGTGTCCTGCTGTCGTCCCAGATCCCGGCGGACTTCCTGAAGATCCAGGGCTTCGTGACCCTGCTGGACTCGGTGTTCGTCGGCCGCCTGGACGACGACGACGCCCAGGCCGACGCGCTCCGGCTGCTGAAGGTGCCGGTGGGCGTGGGCTACGAGCAGGTCGTCGCGGCCCTGGGGCGCCGCCCGGGTTCCCAGCGGAGCGGGCTGGAGCGGGACGTCGAGCCCCGCCAGTTCATCTTCGGCGACGGCGCGGGCGGGGTGGAGCGCATCCGCGTCGACTTCTCGGGCCCGCACCTGGACCACCTGCGCGCGGTCATGGACACGACACCGGGTTCGAAGGACGCGGCGCCTTCGCGTCGTCCTGGGAACGAGCTGGCGTTGCCGGTCACGGACGAGAAGAAGCCGTTCGTGGCATCGCCGCCGGAGGACGACATCGAGCTGGAGCAGGACTTCGAGCTGGCGGCGGAGCTGGAGGTCGGCCTGGCCGACGAGAACCTCCTCGGAGCCCCGGACCCACTGGCGTCCGAAACAGGCGAAGTGGAGGGTGGGGTCCAGCCGTCCACCGGCGCCACCGGCCAGAACGGCCACGGCGGGCAGCAGCACGCCCGCACGGGTGGAAAGGGCGGCACCGGCCGGGACGCCGCATGA
- a CDS encoding SCO6745 family protein, with amino-acid sequence MAGDEKRFKSAFDSLHALAYFAPEVDQALTGIGLRPGRMPYFAGRSAAMGAVGPEVVAATFYNFNPEVVARVIPRAWTLATPEQVLEARLEGVDKALTRLLGEGELKSDQVVEAAELAREATAGCTAEGRPLYAAHAGLDWPEPPHLALWHAITLLREHRGDGHIAALVLNGLSGVEALVTHVATGAGFTVDAAKLTRGWSDEQWTAAQEGLRDRGILDGDGALTAEGVAVRDRVEVATEAAAKAPWDRLGPAKLARLEELGRDLTRRVVSAGAFPKGVFAQNRA; translated from the coding sequence ATGGCGGGTGACGAGAAGCGGTTCAAGTCGGCCTTCGATTCCTTGCACGCTCTGGCGTACTTCGCGCCCGAGGTGGACCAGGCCCTCACCGGCATCGGGCTGCGGCCGGGGCGGATGCCCTACTTCGCCGGCCGCTCGGCCGCGATGGGCGCGGTCGGGCCCGAGGTCGTCGCCGCCACCTTCTACAACTTCAACCCCGAGGTCGTCGCACGCGTGATCCCGCGCGCCTGGACCCTCGCGACGCCGGAGCAGGTCCTCGAAGCCCGGCTCGAAGGCGTCGACAAAGCCCTGACCCGGCTCCTCGGCGAAGGCGAGCTCAAGAGCGACCAGGTCGTCGAGGCCGCCGAGCTCGCCCGCGAAGCCACCGCCGGGTGCACCGCCGAAGGACGTCCCCTCTACGCCGCGCACGCCGGGCTGGACTGGCCCGAGCCGCCGCACCTCGCGCTCTGGCACGCCATCACGCTGCTGCGCGAGCACCGCGGCGACGGCCACATCGCCGCCCTCGTCCTCAACGGCCTCAGCGGCGTGGAAGCCCTCGTCACCCACGTCGCCACCGGCGCCGGGTTCACCGTCGACGCGGCCAAGCTGACGCGCGGCTGGAGCGACGAGCAGTGGACCGCCGCCCAGGAGGGCCTGCGCGACCGCGGGATCCTCGACGGCGACGGGGCGCTCACCGCCGAAGGCGTCGCGGTGCGTGACCGCGTCGAGGTCGCGACCGAGGCCGCCGCGAAGGCGCCGTGGGACCGTCTCGGCCCGGCGAAGCTGGCCCGGCTGGAGGAGCTCGGCCGGGACCTCACCCGCCGCGTGGTTTCGGCCGGGGCGTTCCCGAAGGGTGTTTTCGCCCAGAACCGCGCTTGA
- a CDS encoding NAD(P)/FAD-dependent oxidoreductase, with protein sequence MTERIVIAGAGLAGLRAAERLRELGFDGEVVVFGAEPDIAYHRPALSKSLLTGAVSRAQTLLADPLEVDAEWYFDTPVTALSPNRQVVHLDGEELRYDGLIIATGVEPRRMPGAPHGHPRVVVVRTLSDTTALQRALATNPGPVAVIGDGFIGCEVASSLREMDRDVVLIGRSRALLADVLGPDIGDWLTALHTARGVRLELGTTIRRWHPGTTSVGLEFADGRAIDVACVVVAIGSVPAVSWLRGAKLPLDDGVVCGPTCHVLGSDTIVAAGDVARWPNFRYDATPRRDEHWLNAVEMSRAAAENLLAGPQGSPAYTPVPRYWSEQHGVRIQVAGRPMLGSDTVLLESPVSGTRPITGFVSGGRLVGLVGLDSPAAVLHWTAELARQRPAPSIVPPQRPPEPERPRHHSRAAAGY encoded by the coding sequence ATGACCGAACGCATCGTCATCGCCGGAGCCGGCCTCGCCGGCCTGCGCGCCGCCGAACGGCTGCGCGAGCTCGGGTTCGACGGCGAAGTCGTCGTCTTCGGCGCCGAGCCCGACATCGCCTACCACCGCCCGGCGCTGTCCAAGAGCCTGCTCACCGGCGCGGTCAGCCGGGCCCAGACCCTGCTCGCCGACCCGCTCGAGGTCGACGCCGAGTGGTACTTCGACACCCCGGTCACGGCGCTGTCGCCGAACCGGCAGGTCGTCCACCTCGACGGCGAGGAACTCCGCTACGACGGCCTGATCATCGCCACCGGCGTCGAACCCCGCCGGATGCCCGGCGCGCCGCACGGCCACCCGCGGGTCGTCGTCGTCCGGACGCTGTCCGACACCACGGCCCTCCAGCGGGCCCTCGCCACCAACCCCGGCCCGGTCGCCGTCATCGGCGACGGCTTCATCGGCTGCGAAGTCGCTTCGAGCCTGCGCGAGATGGACCGCGACGTCGTCCTCATCGGCCGGTCGCGGGCGCTGCTGGCCGACGTCCTCGGACCCGACATCGGCGACTGGCTCACGGCGCTGCACACCGCCCGCGGCGTCCGGCTGGAGCTCGGGACCACCATCCGCCGGTGGCACCCGGGGACGACGTCGGTCGGCCTGGAGTTCGCCGACGGCCGCGCGATCGACGTCGCCTGCGTCGTGGTCGCCATCGGGAGCGTCCCGGCCGTGTCCTGGCTGCGCGGCGCGAAGCTGCCCCTCGACGACGGCGTCGTCTGCGGGCCCACCTGCCACGTCCTCGGCTCCGACACGATCGTCGCCGCCGGCGACGTCGCCCGCTGGCCCAACTTCCGCTACGACGCCACGCCGCGGCGCGACGAACACTGGCTCAACGCCGTCGAGATGAGCCGCGCCGCGGCCGAGAACCTCCTCGCCGGCCCGCAGGGCTCCCCGGCCTACACACCGGTGCCGCGCTACTGGTCCGAACAGCACGGCGTCCGCATCCAGGTCGCCGGCCGGCCCATGCTCGGGAGCGACACCGTCCTGCTGGAGTCGCCGGTGTCCGGGACCCGGCCGATCACCGGCTTCGTCTCGGGCGGCAGGCTCGTCGGGCTGGTCGGCCTCGACAGCCCCGCCGCGGTGCTGCACTGGACGGCCGAGCTGGCCCGCCAGCGCCCGGCGCCGTCGATCGTGCCGCCGCAGCGGCCGCCGGAACCCGAGCGGCCCCGCCACCACAGCCGGGCGGCGGCCGGGTACTGA
- a CDS encoding ferredoxin, with protein MSPSAALLPVSPHDTGIAEAAALSGRLTYLCMCLTLCWGVLAATGWVRRFSGQDALRTGHVLLAAFTLATGTVHGLTFLFLEDDPFGAADLLLPFYDGTPRHALGIAGLELVVAVSVTVGLRRGAREGRWLRFHQAGYLAIGLLAVHAWLGAVSSGHLSAVWLAGITLLVPPVVLAALRVLPASALVRAGLIEPAPEDPEAASLRIDVDSHRCHSYGVCQSEAPGVFQLGHDGQLEYEERPEAGETPNVRAAARACPMRAIHLLGATR; from the coding sequence ATGTCCCCGTCCGCCGCGCTGCTCCCGGTGTCCCCGCACGACACCGGGATCGCCGAGGCCGCCGCGCTGTCCGGCCGCCTCACCTATCTCTGCATGTGCCTCACGCTGTGCTGGGGCGTGCTGGCCGCCACCGGCTGGGTCCGCCGGTTCAGCGGCCAGGACGCGCTGCGCACCGGCCACGTCCTGCTCGCCGCGTTCACCCTCGCCACCGGCACCGTGCACGGCCTGACGTTCCTCTTCCTCGAGGACGACCCGTTCGGCGCCGCCGACCTGCTGCTCCCGTTCTACGACGGCACCCCGCGGCACGCGCTCGGCATCGCGGGACTCGAGCTCGTCGTCGCCGTGTCGGTCACCGTCGGCCTGCGCCGCGGCGCACGGGAAGGTCGCTGGCTCCGCTTCCACCAGGCCGGCTACCTCGCCATCGGGCTGCTCGCCGTGCACGCCTGGCTCGGCGCCGTCTCGAGCGGGCACCTGTCGGCCGTCTGGCTCGCCGGGATCACGCTGCTCGTGCCGCCGGTGGTGCTGGCCGCCCTGCGCGTGCTGCCCGCGTCGGCCCTCGTCCGGGCCGGGCTGATCGAACCCGCGCCCGAAGACCCCGAGGCCGCGTCGCTGCGGATCGACGTCGACAGCCACCGCTGCCACTCCTACGGCGTCTGCCAGTCCGAGGCGCCCGGGGTCTTCCAGCTCGGCCACGACGGGCAGCTGGAGTACGAGGAACGGCCCGAGGCCGGGGAAACGCCGAACGTCCGCGCGGCCGCGCGCGCCTGTCCCATGCGAGCCATCCACCTGTTGGGAGCCACCCGATGA
- a CDS encoding DUF4142 domain-containing protein codes for MPFRFVALFAATTALVLGCALPASAGELQQADRTLLMRLKQHTLWATPASRLAGERATNQRVRAVAVRIAGDQARLDVALRAVADRLAITLPAEPTAQERTWAGEISADSGDAFDHAYVNRLRAEYGSLFGLASAVRAGTRDDDVRAFAQTAVDTSLGHLTLLESTGLAETTSLLVSATEDDTLDGGDITLGAVFVAFAAVATFGLLRLLGTPGRTQPRTRR; via the coding sequence ATGCCGTTCCGATTCGTGGCCTTGTTCGCCGCCACGACCGCGCTCGTGCTCGGCTGCGCCCTGCCCGCTTCCGCCGGAGAGCTGCAGCAGGCCGACCGCACCCTGCTGATGCGCCTGAAGCAGCACACGCTGTGGGCCACGCCGGCGAGCCGGCTCGCCGGCGAGCGCGCCACCAACCAGCGCGTGCGCGCGGTCGCCGTCCGCATCGCCGGCGACCAGGCCCGCCTCGACGTCGCCCTGCGCGCGGTCGCCGACCGGCTCGCGATCACCCTCCCCGCCGAGCCCACCGCGCAGGAGCGCACCTGGGCCGGCGAGATCTCGGCGGACTCCGGCGACGCGTTCGACCACGCCTACGTCAACCGCCTGCGCGCCGAGTACGGCTCCCTCTTCGGGCTCGCCTCCGCCGTCCGCGCCGGGACCCGCGACGACGACGTCCGCGCGTTCGCCCAGACCGCCGTCGACACCTCGCTCGGCCACCTGACGCTCCTCGAGAGCACCGGGCTCGCCGAGACCACGTCGCTGCTCGTCTCCGCCACCGAGGACGACACCCTCGACGGCGGGGACATCACCCTCGGAGCCGTTTTCGTGGCGTTCGCCGCCGTCGCCACGTTCGGCCTGCTCCGCCTGCTCGGAACTCCCGGCAGGACCCAGCCGCGCACCCGGAGGTAA
- a CDS encoding sigma-70 family RNA polymerase sigma factor encodes MEVLGRESPGPVGHTSSATAVEARPDTADDLVPLLYKDFRATLFSQVLALTNHDRQWTEDVVQETMIRAWQHSGTLEREPGMLRGWLLTVARRIVIDGWRNRRVRPQEVALEIPENAESTDRADSSLAALTISRALSELDEKYQSVIVETYLAGNTVRQAATILGIPEGTAKSRLYTAMRQLRKALGEVAVR; translated from the coding sequence ATGGAAGTACTGGGCAGAGAAAGTCCGGGCCCCGTCGGCCACACCTCGTCCGCGACCGCGGTCGAAGCGCGCCCCGACACGGCGGACGACCTCGTCCCGTTGCTCTACAAGGACTTCCGCGCCACCCTGTTTTCGCAGGTCCTGGCCCTGACCAACCACGACCGGCAGTGGACCGAGGATGTCGTGCAGGAGACCATGATCCGCGCGTGGCAGCACTCCGGCACGCTCGAACGCGAGCCCGGAATGCTGCGCGGCTGGCTGCTCACGGTGGCGCGCCGGATCGTCATCGACGGCTGGCGAAATCGCCGGGTCCGCCCGCAGGAGGTCGCTCTGGAGATCCCGGAAAACGCCGAGTCCACCGACCGTGCGGACAGTTCGTTAGCCGCACTAACGATTAGCCGGGCATTGTCGGAACTGGACGAGAAATATCAGTCCGTCATCGTCGAGACATACCTCGCCGGAAACACCGTCCGGCAGGCGGCGACAATTCTGGGAATTCCCGAAGGAACCGCGAAATCACGGTTGTACACGGCAATGCGGCAATTGCGGAAGGCGCTCGGGGAAGTTGCGGTGCGATGA